In Aspergillus fumigatus Af293 chromosome 4, whole genome shotgun sequence, one genomic interval encodes:
- a CDS encoding RNA polymerase II mediator complex middle subunit MED1: protein MATPSTKQNPGATPTHLTSSPRPTGAHMARPIAHKSPSTRTPSASGHGHGHQPSVSSHQYATPLAATTGIEDTVTFSSPSALLALGGYGGISPSPAGHDALVVPSMNEHDIQALGMQGIKLGSARDNDEERKRHIEDVVQLLQTRISGRSVCREGIERLVQLEGFESIWQEDNINIAGNFVDLEIEFHRGQNVVKDVSLSYATPDATDGERREEATAVLKRDLVQNPGDGERGSWKSLAGFHGNLQWLSKHDRLSQEVNCFEAIEGLYQSLKRVWDEEQKLPQFSGVYEHLCAGSIGRPSLHKGSRLGLSLDYWIHQAKVLDAKHANSPPDAMDIDTPANRTLDEVAEPQNGKWFLMIECEEGYPSLRVSKEWVDSDVLTVVNNAANDSSSNEAAASDLAVVNWADPPPTLNSGGSDAMALDSNMLGSSALNRRFVARMEPPLDVPILAASDIYRHLGIQLPHEFRMVTYDGLLVPGSSPLSATGAVGLGAEDITQPGRKRRRMSVQGFDQEGNPCTKHHSYTFQAFESVAGRTMRDIPFSHPRQLADVFPILRQYALLANLIYKIFNSPQNDDGSKKDAESVTEGTFRQANISKAIMPTKKNKVIVLSNKNPNEEKLDFLLNGTNTSNATATGLGKDITMSPSISLRDPATHQEDVKVDVTLRTQLGQSPVIMLLFTVEDPRLASSPAENVLSKVSISLEIGLNGRISVVDMTGLLDDETTADSEKGAQSSESFKLQQRIAKVLEISQDIGVLVEWVARWVRQQKGSG, encoded by the exons ATGGCGACCCCCTCTACCAAACAAAATCCGGGAGCAACCCCAACCCACCTgacctcttctcctcgacctACTGGCGCACATATGGCAAGACCCATAGCGCATAAGTCACCCTCAACAAGGACACCATCAGCATCgggtcatggtcatggtcatcagCCAAGTGTATCCTCTCACCAATATGCTACTCCTCTTGCTGCAACAACAGGCATTGAGGACACTGTCACCTTTAGTTCACCATCTGCTTTGCTAGCGCTGGGTGGTTACGGTGGGATCAGCCCATCTCCTGCCGGTCATGACGCCTTAGTTGTCCCAAGTATGAATGAGCATGATATCCAGGCACTGGGAATGCAAGGTATCAAGCTAGGGTCCGCTCGAGATAATGACGAAGAGCGGAAGAGACACATTGAGGATGTTGTCCAACTTCTACAGACTCGCATATCCGGCAGATCAGTCTGCAGAGAAGGAATTGAGCGTCTAGTTCAGCTCGAAGGATTTGAATCTATCTGGCAGGAGGACAATATCAACATTGCCGGAAACTTTGTTGACCTTGAGATTGAATTTCACCGCGGCCAGAACGTTGTGAAAGACGTCAGCCTTAGCTATGCAACACCGGACGCCACAGATGGCGAACGACGGGAAGAAGCTACTGCTGTGCTGAAGCGGGATCTTGTGCAGAACCCAGGCGATGGAGAACGGGGCTCATGGAAATCTCTGGCCGGATTTCATGGAAATCTGCAGTGGCTGTCTAAGCATGACAGACTAAGTCAAGAGGTCAATtgctttgaagccattgaagGCCTCTACCAAAGTCTGAAGCGGGTATGGGATGAAGAGCAGAAGCTTCCTCAATTTTCAGGTGTTTACGAACATCTATGCGCTGGGTCCATTGGCCGACCAAGCCTTCACAAGGGAAGTCGACTTGGGCTAAGCTTAGACTATTGGATCCACCAAGCGAAGGTCTTGGACGCGAAGCATGCGAATTCACCTCCTGACGCCATGGACATTGATACACCAGCTAATCGAACGCTTGATGAAGTTGCAGAGCCACAAAATGGAAAATGGTTTTTAATGATTGAATGTGAAGAAGGCTATCCGTCACTTCGTGTGTCGAAGGAATGGGTGGACTCTGATGTCCTTACAGTGGTTAACAATGCTGCAAATGACTCCTCCTCGAATGAGGCCGCCGCTTCAGATCTTGCAGTCGTCAACTGGGCTGACCCGCCTCCTACCCTAAACTCCGGTGGCTCAGACGCAATGGCACTTGATTCGAATATGCTTGGCTCCTCTGCACTGAACCGCCGTTTCGTCGCAAGAATGGAGCCCCCCCTTGATGTTCCAATCCTGGCAGCGTCAGACATTTACAGGCATCTAGGCATTCAGCTTCCACACGAATTCCGAATGGTCACATATGACGGTCTGCTAGTTCCTGGATCTTCACCTCTATCAGCAACAGGTGCAGTGGGACTTGGCGCTGAGGACATAACTCAGCCCGGCCGCAAAAGGCGCAGGATGTCTGTTCAAGGCTTCGACCAAGAAGGAAATCCCTGCACGAAGCATCATAGTTACACATTTCAGGCGTTTGAGTCGGTTGCAGGGCGGACGATGCGTGACATCCCCTTTTCACATCCGCGGCAACTTGCAGACGTTTTCCCA ATTTTGCGTCAGTATGCATTGCTTGCGAATCTGATTTACAAGATATTTAATTCGCCGCAGAATGACGATGGGTCAAAAAAGGACGCTGAGTCAGTCACAGAGGGGACTTTTAGGCAAGCGAATATTTCAAAAGCGATAATGccaacaaagaaaaacaaagtTATCGTTCTGAGCAATAAAAATCCGAATGAGGAAAAGCTCGACTTCTTGTTGAACGGAACCAACACATCAAATGCTACTGCTACAGGCTTAGGGAAAGACATTACAATGTCACCATCGATAAGTTTGCGTGATCCTGCTACCCATCAGGAAGACGTCAAGGTAGATGTGACCTTACGGACCCAACTTGGACAATCACCAGTCATAATGTTACTTTTCACCGTGGAAGATCCTCGTTTGGCGAGTTCTCCTGCAGAAAATGTCCTGAGCAAAGTCTCTATCAGTTTGGAAATTGGGCTTAATGGCCGCATTTCAGTCGTGGACATGACTGGACTGCTGGATGATGAAACGACAGCGGACAGTGAAAAGGGTGCACAGAGTAGTGAGTCATTCAAGCTGCAACAGAGAATAGCCAAGGTGCTGGAAATCTCCCAAGATATCGGGGTTTTGGTAGAATGGGTCGCGCGGTGGGTACGGCAGCAGAAGGGAAGCGGGTGA
- a CDS encoding HpcH/HpaI aldolase/citrate lyase family protein — protein MLFTMASRNTLRRALLYIPGSSQRFIDKSRSLTADCVAYDLEDSVTPHKKAEARSLVRRALDLPAPSGIRERAVRINSVDSGLALADLTEVLQSPNLSTIVIPKVNSASDLTFVTDVVSHTLSQQARSQDAASRPPLSLLALVESAKSLTNLTQICAATPLLQGLIFAAEDFALDLSLTRTPSLTEFLFARSAIVTAARAANLPSTIDLVCTAYKSTKSDGSPPAALEEECRGGKQLGFNGKQCIHPSQVETAQRIFGPEPAEVEWAVRVTIADEKAAKAGRGAWTLDGKMIDIPVAEKARAIVKKAGACGFNVKELQDKWQHQEPE, from the exons aTGCTCTTCA CAATGGCGTCGAGGAATACCCTCCGTCGCGCTCTTCTATACA TTCCCGGCTCTTCTCAGCGCTTCATAGACAAATCTCGCTCATTGACGGCGGATTGCGTCGCCTATGACCTGGAAGACAGCGTGACTCCACACAAGAAAGCGGAAGCCCGCTCGCTGGTGCGGAGAGCGCTTGACCTGCCTGCTCCATCTGGCATCCGCGAACGCGCCGTTCGCATCAACTCGGTAGATAGCGGTCTCGCATTGGCAGATCTGACCGAAGTA CTCCAATCCCCCAACCTCAGCACCATCGTCATCCCCAAAGTCAATTCCGCTTCGGATCTCACCTTTGTCACTGATGTCGTCTCCCACACGCTCTCGCAACAAGCACGCTCGCAAGACGCAGCCTCACGCCCCCCTCTCTCACTTCTGGCCCTGGTTGAGTCGGCGAAATCCCTGACGAATCTGACCCAGATCTGTGCAGCGACCCCACTTCTCCAAGGTCTGATTTTCGCGGCGGAGGATTTCGCTCTCGACCTCAGTCTTACCCGCACTCCATCTCTAACAGAATTCTTGTTTGCACGGTCCGCCATCGTGACTGCAGCTCGCGCTGCGAATCTGCCGTCTACAATTGATCTGGTCTGTACAGCCTACAAGTCTACCAAGAGCGATGGGTCGCCACCGGCggctctggaggaagaatgCCGCGGAGGAAAGCAGCTGGGATTCAATGGGAAGCAGTGTATTCATCCGTCGCAGGTAGAGACGGCGCAGCGTATTTTTGGTCCGGAGCCGGCTGAGGTCGAATGGGCTGTACGCGTGACGATTGCGGATGAGAAAGCAGCAAAGGCAGGCCGCGGCGCCTGGACTCTGGATGGTAAGATGATTGACATCCCTGTTGCGGAGAAAGCACGCGCGATCGTGAAGAAGGCGGGGGCTTGCGGATTTAATGTGAAGGAATTGCAAGATAAGTGGCAGCATCAAGAGCCCGAATGA
- the glnA gene encoding glutamate--ammonia ligase: MAETSTVVSNTENLMKYMSLDQRGHVQAEYVWIDAVGNCRCKTKTLSKPVKSVDELPEWNFDGSSTGQAPGDNSDVYLRPVAIFADPFRRGDNILVLCETWDSDGTPNKFNFRHEANRLMEIHAKEEFWFGLEQEYTLLGTDGWPYGWPKGGFPGAQGPYYCGVGTGKVYCRDIVEAHYRACLYAGIKISGINAEVMPSQWEYQVGPCQGIEMGDQLWMSRFLLHRVAEEFGVKISFEPKPIKGDWNGAGLHTNVSTAATRAEGGLKVIEAYMQKLEARHNEHIAVYGEGNEERLTGRHETGSIDKFSYGVADRGGSIRIPRQVAKDGKGYFEDRRPASNADPYQITGIIVETLCGGN, from the exons ATG GCCGAAACATCAACCGTCGTCTCCAACACGGAGAAT CTCATGAAGTACATGAGCCTCGACCAACGGGGTCATGTCCAGGCTGAGTATGTCTGGATCGACGCTGTCGGTAACTGCCGCTGCAAGACCAAG ACTCTCTCCAAGCCCGTTAAATCCGTCGATGAGCTCCCTGAATGGAACTTTGACGGTTCTTCCACCGGCCAGGCTCCCGGTGACAACTCCGATGTCTACCTCCGCCCTGTTGCTATCTTCGCTGATCCGTTCCGCCGTGGCGATAACATCCTCGTTCTCTGCGAGACCTGGGATTCGGATGGAACACCCAACAAGTTCAACTTCCGTCATGAGGCCAACCGTCTGATGGAGATCCACGCCAAGGAAGAATTCTGGTTTGGTCTGGAACAGGAATACACTCTCCTCGGAACTGACGGCTGGCCTTATGGATGGCCCAAGGGCGGGTTCCCCGGTGCCCAGGGTCCTTACTACTGCGGTGTTGGAACTGGCAAGGTCTACTGCCGTGACATTGTTGAGGCTCACTACCGCGCCTGCTTGTACGCCGGTATCAAGATCTCTGGTATCAACGCTGAGGTCATGCCCTCCCAGTGGGAGTACCAGGTTGGTCCCTGCCAGGGTATTGAGA TGGGTGACCAGCTTTGGATGTCCCGCTTCCTGCTCCACCGCGTCGCTGAAGAATTCGGTGTCAAGATTTCTTTCGAGCCTAAGCCCATCAAGGGTGACTGGAACGGAGCCGGTCTCCACACCAACGTCTCTACCGCCGCCACTCGTGCTGAAGGCGGTCTGAAGGTCATTGAGGCTTACatgcagaagctggaagCTCGCCACAACGAGCACATTGCCGTTTACGGTGAGGGCAACGAAGAGCGTCTCACTGGCCGTCACGAGACCGGCAGCATCGACAAGTTCAGCTATGGTGTCGCCGACCGTGGTGGCAGCATTCGTATTCCCCGCCAGGTTGCCAAGGACGGCAAGGGTTACTTCGAGGACCGCCGTCCCGCCAGTAACGCTGATCCCTACCAGATCACCGGTATCATCGTCGAGACT CTCTGCGGTGGCAACTAG
- the tvp23 gene encoding DUF846 domain-containing protein has protein sequence MDQPLQAQQGELNWRLSAHPITLLFFLGFRTSALLMYLFGVLFIKNFVLVFILTLLLLSADFYYLKNIAGRRLVGLRWWNEVNTATGDSHWVFESSDPATRTISATDKRFFWLSLYVTPALWIGLAVLAIVRLSSVIWLSLVAIALVLTITNTVAFSRCDRFSQASTYANRAFGGNIVNNLAGGLLGRLFK, from the exons ATGGATCAACCACTCCAGGCGCAGCAGGGTGAGCTGAACTGGCGTCTCAGCGCACATCCGATCACTCTGCTATTCTTCCTGGGCTTCCGCACCAGTGCGCTGTTGATGTATCTATTCGGTGTTTTATTTATTAAGAATTT CGTccttgtcttcatcctgactctcctcctcctctccgcgGACTTTTACTACCTGAAGAACATCGCTGGACGTCGATTAGTCGGCCTACGGTGGTGGAACGAAGTCAACACTGCTACTGGGGATTCTCACTGGGTCTTTGAATCTTCCGACCCTGCCACGCGAACCATCTCGGCCACAGATAAGAGGTTCTTCTGGCTGAGTCTGTACGTGACACCTGCGCTGTGGATCGGGCTCGCCGTTTTGGCGATTGTGAGGTTGAGCAGTGTTATTTGGTTGAGTCTAGTGG CCATTGCGTTGGTCCTGACCATCACCAATACGGTTGCGTTCTCCCGTTGCGATCGCTTTAGCCAGGCTTCTACGTATGCTAACCGGGCTTTTGGGGGCAATATTGTGAATAACCTTGCTGGTGGTCTGCTGGGCAGACTTTTCAAGTAA
- a CDS encoding serine/proline-rich protein, which yields MASPRTQPPFIESSQPAGVSIQEFRNRIKARLTAVHNAWIDHRRPETNHPPPPVPDVGSISSISTNRINHAQPSSTHMHYTTPNTPIAAYTQHPVTKPARPPPHTPPASYSIFDNSSSNSRCKPSCLRFSNSGPANFSRLCPSSSASSSSSLTPVDDAGVNGAVPECRKSTSITPCVYFRSKLGDCHWGSGRRA from the coding sequence ATGGCGTCGCCGAGAACGCAACCCCCATTCATCGAGTCGAGCCAGCCAGCTGGCGTTTCAATCCAGGAATTCCGGAATCGAATAAAAGCGCGCCTTACGGCTGTACACAACGCTTGGATTGACCACCGCCGCCCTGAAACCAACCACCCGCCACCTCCAGTCCCGGATGttggcagcatcagcagcatcagcaccaacAGAATCAACCATGCACAGCCCAGCAGTACACATATGCACTATACCACGCCGAACACACCTATAGCTGCTTATACCCAACACCCGGTGACAAAGCCCGcccgtcctcctccacataCGCCTCCAGCAAGTTATTCGATATTCGATAATTCATCTTCCAACTCCCGCTGCAAGCCCTCCTGCTTGCGCTTCAGTAATTCTGGGCCTGCCAATTTCTCGCGTCTCTGTCCCTCATCAAGTgcctccagttcctcctccttaACCCCAGTCGACGATGCAGGCGTGAACGGCGCAGTGCCCGAGTGCCGGAAGTCAACATCCATCACCCCCTGCGTATACTTCAGAAGCAAATTGGGAGACTGTCACTGGGGCTCTGGGAGGAGAGCCTAG
- a CDS encoding sugar porter family MFS transporter, with protein MGTQRYLGLQGHKLQLAIGIIAGMDFLLFGYDQGVTGGLLTLESFIKYFPTIALNGPYFESLSPSERSAQSTRQGIVVAAYNLGCFAGSIPTIWVGNWLGRRKTIFLGSAIMVVGAILQCTSYHLPQLIIGRLVTGFGNGMNTSTVPTWQSECCRSNRRGQMVMIEGAMITCGITISYWIDFGLLFADPNEVAWRFPLAFQIFFAAIILAFVMWLPESPRWLVLKGREDEARQTLTALLGHDADETFVDTEFTAIKATVLEMSKGSFRDMFTMTEDRHFHRTVLAYVNQMFQQISGINLITYYIPVVLEQQLGMDMIKSRLVAACNGTEYFIASWIAVFTIEQFGRRSLMLFGAAGMSISMVILAVTASLGTDASKVACAVFLFVFNTFFAIGWLGMTWLYPAEIVPLKIRAPANALATSSNWIFNFMVVMITPVAFENIKWRTYIIFAVINAAIFPVVYFFYPETTRRSLEEMDRIFRKTKSIFSVVQVARDEPHMYGKKGELLLTLDDVEDDAVRRASVLSHAHKGTGSNSDENTSSERVEHTEKA; from the exons ATGGGAACCCAACGGTATCTGGGCCTTCAAGGCCACAAGCTCCAGCTGGCTATCGGTATCATTGCCGGTATGGACTTTCTACTGTTCGG TTACGATCAAGGTGTCACTGGTGGTCTTTTAACCTTGGAGTCATTCATCAAATACTTCCCAACGATCGCCCTTAACGGACCTTATTTTGAAAGCCTGAGCCCGTCTGAAAGAAGTGCACAGTCTACGCGCCAAG GTATCGTTGTTGCTGCCTATAATCTGGGATGTTTCGCCGGTTCGATTCCCACAATCTGGGTGGGTAATTGGCTGGGTCGCCGCAAGACAATCTTCCTCGGTTCTGCGATCATGGTGGTCGGAGCGATCTTGCAGTGTACATCCTACCATCTCCCGCAGTTGATCATTGGTCGTTTGGTTACCGGGTTTG GTAATGGTATGAACACCTCGACAGTGCCTACATGGCAATCGGAATGCTGCAGATCCAACCGCCGTGGTCAGATGGTCATGATCGAGGGTGCCATGATCACTTGCGGCATTACCATCAGTTACTGGATCGATTTTGGTCTTCTGTTTGCGGACCCCAACGAAGTGGCCTGGCGTTTCCCCTTGgccttccagatcttctTTGCAGCGATTATCCTGGCTTTCGTCATGTGGCTTCCCGAATCACCCCGCTGGCTTGTTCTCAAGGGCCGCGAGGATGAGGCGAGGCAGACTCTGACCGCTTTGCTGGGTCACGACGCCGATGAGACTTTTGTCGACACCGAGTTTACCGCCATCAAGGCTACCGTCCTGGAGATGAGCAAGGGTTCGTTCCGCGACATGTTCACCATGACTGAAGATCGCCACTTCCACCGCACCGTGCTCGCCTACGTCAACCAGATGTTCCAGCAGATTTCCGGAATCAACCTGATCACATATTACATTCCCGTTGTgctggagcagcagctgggtaTGGACATGATCAAGTCCCGGCTGGTGGCTGCTTGCAACGGAACGGAATACTTCATTGCTTCCTGGATTGCCGTGTTCACCATTGAGCAGTTTGGTCGTCGGTCCCTGATGTTGTTTGGGGCCGCTGGGATGTCGATCTCCATGGTGATCCTGGCCGTCACTGCCAGTCTCGGCACCGATGCATCCAAAGTCGCCTGTgccgtcttcctctttgtGTTCaacaccttcttcgccattggTTGGTTGGGTATGACCTGGCTGTACCCTGCCGAAATTGTGCCTCTGAAGATCCGTGCCCCGGCCAATGCCTTGGCTACGTCCTCGAACTGGATTTTCAACTTCATGGTCGTCATGATTACTCCCGTGGCATTCGAGAACATCAAATGGCGGACCTACATTATTTTTGCCGTCAT CAACGCGGCCATCTTCCCCGTGGTCTACTTCTTCTACCCCGAGACTACCAGACGGtctctggaggagatggaccGAATTTTCCGAAAGACCaagagcatcttctctgtGGTTCAGGTTGCTAGGGATGAGCCACACATGTATGGCAAAAAGGGCGAACTTTTGCTCACTCTGGATGATGTGGAGGACGATGCCGTGCGCCGTGCAAGCGTGTTGAGCCACGCTCACAAGGGAACCGGAAGCAACAGCGACGAGAACACGAGCTCCGAACGAGTGGAGCACACGGAAAAGGCCTAG
- a CDS encoding putative MFS transporter has product MSLFQPDIRPQDVGKHQDTENVREPSTDTQNDVESGDEPSVAEIERIYRKLDYRIIPAFWVLYFLCSAIRSNVGLAQTMNMDVGHDLGSVLHLTPHQISTGLALFYVCYVVFDLPSNLVMTRLSPHVWMSRIVISVGIIGSCMAAMKAAWSLYLLRLLLGIFIAGMWPGMTYYLTLFYPPSRTGKRIGQYFTAAQISAAVVGLVSAGFQKMDGERGLVGFQWMFLVYGIITIAVGIVLLWWLPDRPLAPGVEPPQRKYFKWLQRSPPALTGRDAEIHYHDLRRVYHRPQWSVRDLLRVFLDWRLWPLLVMYFGVVGVGIGVQNYATVIIRGINPSLNGIDLSLLTAPIWLMDLLGILLVTPFSDRFHKHRALFFSFPVCLQILGLLLTTFAGSASNSWPRYGGLLIVGFGLGPTVPITMSWTAEVFQPRHGEVGVAAASAVVSGWGNLGSILTTYALYTGWPSDSAAPGRAKFRKSNLVMVGILCASILSSVVMQTGLWVAERRRRARGVDEPGKIVDGAARREAQQRGLQGLGSSGLFRVFRKGA; this is encoded by the exons ATGTCGTTGTTCCAACCCGACATCCGTCCCCAAGACGTGGGAAAGCATCAAGACACCGAGAATGTCCGGGAACCATCAACGGATACTCAGAACGATGTTGAATCTGGCGATGAGCCGAGCGTCGCTGAGATTGAGCGCATCTATCG AAAACTAGACTATCGAATCATCCCTGCCTTCTGGGTCCTGTACTTTCTCTGCTCTGCCATCCGATCCAATGTCGGTCTGGCGCAGACGATGAACATGGACGTAGGCCACGACCTAGGGTCTGTGCTGCACTTGACTCCTCATCAGATCTCGACCGGTCTCGCCTTGTTCTACGTCTGCTATGTGGTCTTTGACTTGCCGTCGAATCTGGTGATGACCAGGCTCAGCCCGCATGTCTGGATGAGCCGGATCGTGATCAGCGTGGGGATCATTGGCAGTTGCATGGCGGCCATGAAAGCAGCGTGGAGCTTATA TCTCCTCCGTCTTCTGCtcggcatcttcattgccggcaTGTGGCCGGGAATGACTTATTATCTCACCCTCTTCTACCCTCCTTCCCGCACGGGTAAACGCATCGGCCAATACTTCACTGCCGCTCAGATCTCTGCCGCTGTTGTGGGCCTGGTCTCGGCTGGCTTCCAGAAGATGGACGGCGAGCGCGGCCTCGTTGGCTTCCAATGGATGTTCCTCGTCTAcggcatcatcaccatcgccgtcggcatcgtcctcctctGGTGGCTTCCCGACCGGCCTCTGGCTCCCGGTGTCGAACCTCCCCAGCGCAAGTATTTCAAGTGGCTGCAGCGCAGCCCGCCCGCCCTCACAGGCCGGGACGCAGAGATCCACTACCACGACCTGCGGCGCGTCTACCACCGTCCGCAGTGGTCCGTCCGTGACCTCCTCCGCGTGTTCCTGGACTGGCGCCTGTGGCCGCTGCTGGTCATGTACTTTGGCGTGGTCGGCGTGGGCATTGGCGTCCAGAACTACGCCaccgtcatcatcagggGTATCAACCCATCCCTGAATGGGATTGACCTCAGTCTTCTCACAGCCCCAATCTGGCTT ATGGACCTCCTCGGCATCCTCCTGGTCACCCCCTTCTCGGACCGCTTCCACAAACACCgcgccctcttcttctccttccccgtctgcctccagatcctcggcctcctcctAACCACCTTCGCCGGCTCCGCCTCCAACTCCTGGCCCCGCTACGGCGGCCTTCTCATCGTCGGCTTCGGTCTCGGCCCCACAGTCCCCATCACCATGTCCTGGACAGCCGAGGTCTTCCAGCCCCGCCACGGTGAAGTCGgcgtcgccgccgcctcggCCGTCGTCTCTGGCTGGGGAAACCTCGGCAGCATCCTCACCACTTACGCCCTCTACACCGGCTGGCCCAGCGACAGCGCAGCCCCCGGCCGCGCCAAGTTCCGCAAGTCTAATCTTGTGATGGTTGGCATTCTGTGCGCTAGCATTCTATCGTCAGTGGTCATGCAGACGGGTCTCTGGGTAGCGGAGCGGAGGAGGCGCGCTCGCGGGGTGGATGAGCCGGGGAAGATTGTCGATGGTGCGGCTAGGCGCGAGGCTCAACAGCGTGGTTTGCAGGGTTTGGGGTCTTCGGGTCTTTTCCGCGTCTTCAGAAAGGGCGCGTAG
- a CDS encoding alpha/beta fold hydrolase encodes MESILSAHEIGEGLPVLIIHGWKMEARVEELDFEPIFSTIPGLRRIYVDLPGMGTTPAKNVKDLDDIYLRLVQFIDSRLGKSRFLLVGSSCGGYLARAIAQKYSNQVDGLLLRVPLIEPKDSMRDLDAFKPLVANEQLMSDMSAEDKTLLGDVLVQTPAYVKTLKAKYDEVYLPAEKKADSQVLDPIRADPHRYQLSFSVDNEGAKFFAPTLIICGRQDESVGYRDSLRLLELYPRSTYVVLDRGTHGLPIDETSVFEALVRDWINRVNEWRGRTDREV; translated from the coding sequence ATGGAATCTATCCTATCTGCCCATGAAATCGGTGAAGGACTTCCCGTTTTGATCATTCATGGATGGAAGATGGAGGCCAGAGTCGAGGAGTTGGACTTTGAGCCGATATTCAGCACAATACCGGGACTTCGCCGGATTTACGTGGACCTTCCAGGCATGGGCACAACACCTGCAAAGAACGTCAAGGATCTGGACGATATATACCTTCGCCTGGTGCAGTTCATTGATTCTCGACTTGGCAAGTCAAGATTCTTACTTGTCGGCTCATCGTGTGGCGGCTACCTTGCACGTGCGATAGCTCAAAAATATAGTAACCAAGTCGATGGTCTCCTGTTACGCGTGCCGCTTATAGAGCCAAAGGACAGCATGCGCGATCTCGATGCTTTCAAGCCTTTGGTTGCAAATGAGCAACTTATGTCGGACATGTCGGCCGAAGACAAGACACTTCTTGGCGACGTTCTTGTTCAAACGCCTGCTTACGTTAAGACTCTGAAGGCGAAATACGACGAGGTTTACCTGCCagcggagaagaaagcagacAGCCAGGTGTTAGATCCGATCCGAGCAGATCCACATCGATATCAGTTATCTTTTTCGGTGGACAATGAAGGTGCCAAGTTTTTTGCACCCACGCTTATTATATGTGGTCGGCAAGATGAGAGCGTTGGCTATCGAGACAGCCTTCGCTTGCTGGAGCTTTATCCACGATCAACCTATGTTGTTCTAGACCGTGGGACGCATGGCCTTCCTATCGACGAGACTAGTGTTTTTGAAGCCCTTGTTCGTGACTGGATAAATCGGGTTAATGAATGGCGGGGTCGCACGGACAGAGAAGTGTAG